The following proteins come from a genomic window of Miscanthus floridulus cultivar M001 chromosome 2, ASM1932011v1, whole genome shotgun sequence:
- the LOC136539731 gene encoding putative E3 ubiquitin-protein ligase RING1a — translation MGTAAPAMMPMEDLEGAIAELPAKKDALREAFDSLAACSPYPLPFTWEDLDAHVSSVQSSISRRFRQLRALEVARPGSTSKNKEGANEVEEEEVEEEEEEVVVEEEEEEEVEEEEEEEVVEEEEEEEEVEEEEEEEDEEEDDEEEENDKQMKEADDYIGNQAKEDKEGGKDNKRKQDADEEAVRRTTL, via the coding sequence ATGGGGACGGCGGCGCCGGCGATGATGCCGATGGAGGACCTTGAGGGGGCCatcgccgagctccctgccaagAAGGACGCCCTGCGCGAGGCCTTCGACAGCCTCGCCGCCTGCTCGCCCTACCCGCTCCCCTTCACGTGGGAGGACCTCGACGCGCACGTCTCCTCCGTCCAATCCTCCATCTCGCGCCGGTTCCGCCAGCTCCGGGCGCTCGAGGTCGCGCGCCCAGGCAGCACTAGTAAGAATAAGGAAGGGGCTAACGAGgtggaagaagaagaggtggaggaagaagaggaggaggtggtggtggaggaagaagaagaagaagaggtggaggaagaagaggaagaggaggtggtggaggaagaagaagaggaagaggaggtggaggaggaagaagaagaggaggacgaggaagaggacgacgaggaggaagaGAACGACAAGCAGATGAAGGAGGCCGACGACTACATTGGCAATCAAGCCAAGGAAGATAAAGAGGGCGGCAAGGATAACAAGCGCAAGCAGGATGCTGACGAAGAGGCGGTCAGAAGAACAACACTGTGA